From one Lycium ferocissimum isolate CSIRO_LF1 chromosome 5, AGI_CSIRO_Lferr_CH_V1, whole genome shotgun sequence genomic stretch:
- the LOC132056598 gene encoding protein DETOXIFICATION 49 — translation MCKPTSSPFTCKYEANSVSIKVPEEADMLAPLIPKSPTKNQLQTQINYEDNTYPHKTNKKTHLSLVFNEAKSIANIAFPMILTGLLLYSRSMISMLFLGRLGGLALAGGSLAIGFANITGYSILSGLAMGMEPICGQAFGAQKYNLLGLTLQRTVLLLLLTSFPIALFWVNMKTILIFCGQDEDIAIEAQSYLFYALPDLFAQSLLHPLRIYLRTQSITLPLTCCAIFAILLHIPINFLLVCKLNMGVKGVALSGVWTNFNLVASLIVYVLVSGIYKKTWEKLSTECLKGWKSLLNLAIPSCISVCLEWWWYEIMILLCGLLINPKATVASMGILIQATSLIYIFPSSLSFSVSTRVGNELGAKQPRKAKVAAIVGLAGSFILGFTALFVAVTVRNVWAKMFTNDKEILALTSLVLPIIGLCELGNCPQTTGCGVLRGTARPKVGANINLGCFYLVGMPVAVGLSFYAGFDFEGLWLGLLAAQASCMVTMLLVLLHTDWDFEALRAKELTENSSNKQLNEIFLC, via the coding sequence atgtGCAAGCCGACAAGTTCACCTTTCACCTGCAAATATGAAGCAAATTCCGTCTCCATTAAAGTCCCTGAAGAAGCCGACATGCTTGCCCCTTTGATACCCAAAAGTCCAACAAAAAACCAATTGCAAACACAGATTAATTATGAGGACAACACTTACCCCcacaaaaccaacaaaaaaacTCATCTTTCCCTTGTTTTCAATGAAGCAAAATCCATAGCTAATATTGCTTTTCCTATGATACTCACGGGTCTTTTACTCTACTCCCGGTCCATGATCTCTATGCTTTTCTTAGGCCGGCTCGGCGGTCTAGCCCTGGCTGGTGGGTCCCTAGCAATCGGGTTTGCTAATATCACTGGTTACTCTATACTATCCGGTTTAGCCATGGGGATGGAGCCTATTTGTGGACAAGCTTTTGGTGCCCAAAAGTATAATCTTCTTGGGCTAACTTTGCAAAGAACTGTTCTTTTGCTTTTACTAACTTCATTCCCAATTGCCCTGTTTTGGGTTAACATGAAAACCATTCTTATTTTTTGTGGACAAGATGAGGATATTGCTATTGAGGCACAATCTTATCTTTTCTATGCACTACCTGATTTATTCGCGCAGTCTTTACTTCATCCTTTGCGTATTTACCTTAGAACTCAATCCATAACTCTTCCTCTCACTTGTTGCGCGATTTTCGCGATTCTTTTACACATACCTATAAACTTTCTTCTTGTTTGTAAACTTAATATGGGGGTTAAAGGAGTTGCTTTGAGTGGTGTTTGGACAAATTTTAATCTTGTAGCTTCGTTAATTGTCTATGTTCTTGTTTCTGGTATATACAAAAAAACCTGGGAAAAGTTGTCTACTGAGTGCCTTAAAGGATGGAAATCGCTATTAAATTTAGCGATTCCAAGCTGCATTTCAGTATGTTTGGAATGGTGGTGGTACGAGATCATGATTTTGTTATGTGGGCTATTGATTAATCCGAAAGCAACGGTTGCTTCAATGGGCATTTTAATCCAGGCAACTTCATTGATTTATATATTTCCGTCTTCTCTAAGTTTCAGTGTGTCAACAAGGGTTGGCAATGAGCTAGGAGCCAAACAACCAAGAAAAGCAAAAGTTGCTGCCATTGTAGGCCTTGCTGGCAGCTTCATTTTGGGCTTTACAGCTCTGTTTGTTGCCGTAACGGTAAGGAACGTATGGGCCAAGATGTTTACTAATGACAAGGAGATATTGGCGTTAACATCACTTGTTTTGCCAATAATTGGGCTTTGTGAACTCGGAAACTGTCCACAAACAACTGGATGTGGGGTTCTGAGAGGAACAGCAAGGCCTAAAGTTGGGGCTAATATAAATTTAGGTTGCTTTTATCTTGTTGGAATGCCAGTAGCAGTGGGGCTAAGTTTTTATGCTGGCTTTGATTTTGAAGGACTTTGGCTCGGATTATTAGCTGCACAAGCTTCATGTATGGTCACTATGTTGCTTGTTCTACTTCATACAGATTGGGATTTTGAAGCACTCAGAGCCAAAGAACTAACAGAAAATAGTAGTAATAAGCAACtcaatgaaatttttttatgttaa